The following proteins come from a genomic window of Pyxidicoccus sp. MSG2:
- a CDS encoding protease, translating into MTRGKLSLTLLCLGVMGGACASRSSEGTPPPAAARQEESAMATTLECALSAPKTVKAGEPVEVVFRLTNPTAKPLYVLDWHTPLEGLLNDIFQITRDGTELSYAGPMLKRGNPGADDYVAVAPGASVEGRVNVALAYDFTQPGRYRIAFRGRLMDVATQQAEVPHTLDGFRELPVKCPEVETAVVAP; encoded by the coding sequence ATGACACGTGGAAAGCTGAGCCTGACGCTGCTGTGCCTGGGAGTCATGGGTGGCGCGTGCGCGTCACGTTCTTCCGAGGGAACACCGCCGCCGGCCGCGGCAAGGCAGGAGGAGTCCGCCATGGCGACGACGCTGGAGTGTGCACTGAGCGCCCCCAAGACGGTGAAGGCGGGCGAGCCGGTGGAGGTGGTCTTCCGACTGACCAACCCCACGGCGAAGCCGCTGTACGTGCTCGACTGGCACACGCCGCTGGAGGGGCTGCTCAACGACATCTTCCAGATTACGCGCGACGGCACGGAGTTGTCCTACGCGGGGCCCATGCTGAAGCGCGGCAACCCGGGCGCGGACGACTATGTCGCCGTGGCGCCGGGTGCCTCCGTGGAGGGCCGCGTGAATGTCGCGCTCGCGTATGACTTCACGCAGCCGGGCCGCTACCGCATCGCCTTCCGTGGCCGGCTGATGGATGTCGCCACGCAGCAGGCGGAAGTGCCGCACACGCTCGACGGGTTCCGCGAGCTGCCGGTGAAGTGCCCCGAGGTGGAGACGGCTGTCGTCGCGCCCTGA